One window from the genome of Microscilla marina ATCC 23134 encodes:
- a CDS encoding DUF6702 family protein gives MNILTTLLISISLASHAPIHSNKHEFHTSIAEIEYNNQSKAFEVSLRVFIDDFEKALGSLSGKKETLDKSDKHHQLIMKYIRQRFFITNRRGKKKEMTLIGKEFKTDAVWLYIEIPFRESLRKATFTNSILMEHFDDQVNIINLQYKGKKESFLFRKNKLVQGVNIGR, from the coding sequence ATGAATATACTCACTACTTTACTCATAAGCATTAGTTTGGCAAGCCATGCACCAATACACTCCAACAAACACGAGTTTCACACCAGTATAGCTGAAATAGAATACAACAATCAATCAAAGGCATTTGAGGTCAGTCTCAGAGTTTTTATTGATGACTTTGAAAAAGCACTGGGCAGTTTATCGGGCAAAAAAGAAACACTCGACAAGTCGGACAAACACCACCAGCTAATAATGAAATATATTCGTCAACGCTTTTTTATTACAAACCGTCGGGGTAAAAAAAAGGAGATGACCTTGATAGGCAAGGAATTTAAAACCGACGCAGTGTGGCTTTATATAGAAATCCCCTTTAGAGAATCGCTGCGTAAAGCAACGTTTACAAACTCGATATTAATGGAGCATTTTGACGATCAGGTAAACATTATAAACCTCCAATATAAAGGTAAAAAAGAATCTTTTCTATTTCGCAAAAACAAACTAGTACAAGGGGTTAATATAGGCAGATAG
- the rseP gene encoding RIP metalloprotease RseP translates to MDTFIMIAQLLVGLSILVGLHEMGHLLAAKMFGIRVEKFSIGFGPRIVGFTYKGTEYIIAPIFLGGYVKITGIIDESMDTDHLKKEPEPWEYRAKPAWQRLIVMMGGIIVNVITGIIVFICLTFYYGDTYTPAKATEKYGVTVGSIGKEIGLKDGDKILKVNGESVEKFSEFRSKIITERDCFYTIERDGKEMTVKVPNSMLNKLVSMKGVNPLFSPRFPYEVNKVKKKTPAAKAGLKKGDKILTINDQTTLLFDQLSPVLKENKGKEVRIQVERNGEQKTLTAKLDSTGTLGFYPESLLEEKQVQYSLGASISLGTFKAFDVIYQQIKVFGRIFKNDASASKSLSGPIGIAKFFGTEWIAQRFWTLVGLLSMVLAFMNFLPIPALDGGHVMFLTYEIISGRSPSERFLIIAQNIGMVLLLGLMAFAIINDVIKLF, encoded by the coding sequence ATGGATACATTCATAATGATTGCCCAGCTTCTGGTAGGGCTGTCTATTTTAGTGGGTTTGCACGAAATGGGGCACTTGTTGGCTGCCAAAATGTTTGGAATCAGAGTAGAAAAGTTTTCTATTGGGTTTGGTCCCCGAATTGTTGGTTTTACGTACAAAGGCACCGAATATATTATTGCTCCTATATTTTTGGGAGGCTACGTAAAAATTACTGGAATCATTGATGAATCAATGGATACCGACCACCTTAAAAAAGAACCAGAACCCTGGGAGTACCGCGCCAAACCCGCCTGGCAACGCCTTATTGTTATGATGGGGGGCATCATTGTTAATGTTATTACCGGAATTATTGTATTTATTTGCCTTACCTTTTATTATGGAGATACTTACACTCCGGCAAAAGCCACCGAAAAATATGGAGTAACCGTAGGAAGCATTGGTAAAGAAATAGGGCTGAAAGATGGAGATAAAATACTTAAAGTCAACGGAGAATCGGTAGAAAAATTCAGTGAGTTTCGCAGCAAAATTATCACTGAACGCGACTGTTTTTATACTATCGAACGCGATGGCAAAGAAATGACAGTGAAGGTACCCAACAGCATGCTCAACAAACTGGTCAGCATGAAAGGAGTAAATCCGCTGTTTTCACCTCGTTTTCCTTATGAAGTAAACAAAGTAAAAAAGAAAACTCCTGCCGCGAAAGCTGGATTAAAAAAAGGAGACAAAATATTGACCATAAATGACCAAACTACCCTACTGTTTGATCAGTTGAGTCCAGTACTCAAAGAAAATAAGGGCAAAGAGGTACGCATTCAGGTTGAACGCAACGGAGAACAAAAAACGCTTACGGCTAAATTAGACAGTACAGGCACTCTAGGGTTTTACCCTGAAAGTTTATTGGAAGAAAAACAAGTGCAATATTCACTGGGAGCTTCCATAAGTTTGGGTACTTTCAAAGCTTTTGATGTAATCTATCAGCAAATCAAGGTTTTTGGACGTATTTTTAAAAATGATGCTTCAGCAAGTAAATCATTAAGCGGACCCATTGGCATTGCTAAGTTTTTTGGTACTGAGTGGATTGCTCAACGATTTTGGACATTGGTAGGGCTATTGTCTATGGTATTGGCTTTTATGAACTTCTTGCCTATTCCAGCCCTGGACGGTGGGCACGTAATGTTTCTTACTTACGAGATCATCTCTGGTCGTTCTCCTTCCGAACGTTTCCTGATTATAGCACAAAACATTGGGATGGTACTATTGCTAGGTTTGATGGCATTTGCTATTATCAATGATGTTATAAAATTGTTTTAA
- a CDS encoding 1-deoxy-D-xylulose-5-phosphate reductoisomerase has translation MKKHIAILGSTGSIGTQTLEVIAAHPDQFTASVLTAHNNVDLLIEQCLKYAPVAAVITNQTHYSKLKEALAHTQTKAMAGEDALSEVVTAPEINIVLTALVGYSGLRPTLSAIRAKKHIALANKETLVVAGELVTALAKQHEVNIYPVDSEHSAIFQCLTGEEQNPIEKIILTASGGPFRGKKTNDLVNVTKAQALKHPNWTMGAKITIDSASLMNKGLEVIEAKWLFGLEASQVEVIVHPQSIIHSLVQFEDGSMKAQMGLPDMKLPIQFALSYPQRLKSDFERFNFANYPNLTFEQPDVKTFRNLGLAFDAMHQAGNMPCILNAANEIAVDRFLKDRVKFLEMSDVIANCMAKVPYVATPTYDDFVYTDAETRKMAEAICDR, from the coding sequence ATGAAAAAGCACATAGCTATTTTGGGCTCTACCGGCTCTATAGGCACACAAACCTTAGAGGTGATAGCCGCCCACCCTGATCAATTTACAGCGTCGGTATTAACCGCCCACAACAACGTAGACTTACTCATAGAGCAATGCCTGAAATACGCTCCAGTAGCTGCGGTTATTACTAACCAAACCCATTACAGTAAGCTAAAGGAAGCCCTGGCTCATACTCAAACCAAGGCAATGGCAGGAGAAGATGCCTTAAGTGAGGTAGTAACTGCGCCCGAAATCAATATTGTACTTACTGCATTGGTGGGCTATTCGGGGCTTAGACCCACATTGAGCGCTATTAGGGCAAAAAAACACATTGCACTGGCTAATAAAGAAACTTTAGTAGTAGCAGGTGAGTTGGTAACGGCATTGGCCAAACAACACGAGGTAAACATTTACCCGGTAGACTCTGAACATTCGGCCATCTTTCAATGTTTGACAGGAGAAGAACAAAACCCTATCGAGAAAATCATTTTAACTGCCTCTGGTGGTCCCTTTCGGGGAAAAAAAACCAATGACTTAGTCAATGTTACCAAAGCACAGGCACTTAAACACCCCAACTGGACAATGGGTGCCAAAATAACCATTGATTCGGCAAGTCTTATGAACAAAGGGCTAGAAGTAATAGAAGCCAAGTGGTTGTTTGGACTAGAAGCCAGTCAGGTAGAAGTCATTGTTCACCCACAATCTATCATTCACTCACTCGTTCAGTTCGAAGATGGCTCTATGAAGGCACAAATGGGTTTGCCTGATATGAAACTACCCATACAATTTGCCTTAAGTTATCCTCAAAGGTTGAAATCTGACTTCGAAAGGTTTAACTTTGCCAATTATCCTAACTTAACCTTTGAACAACCTGATGTGAAAACCTTTCGTAACTTAGGATTGGCATTTGACGCAATGCATCAGGCAGGTAATATGCCTTGTATACTCAATGCTGCCAACGAGATAGCGGTAGACAGGTTTTTGAAAGATCGGGTCAAGTTTTTAGAAATGTCGGATGTAATTGCCAATTGTATGGCAAAAGTACCTTATGTTGCTACGCCTACTTATGACGACTTTGTATATACAGACGCTGAAACCAGAAAAATGGCCGAAGCTATATGCGATCGTTAA
- a CDS encoding DUF6935 domain-containing protein: protein MKIQTTRHVVLWLVVLMLGSQTSFAQKIVTLNKLPASPEEFIKMRNKMSRSPEGGAAMFLAALLNMGKNEKLGMQCLTIAIDQSQVVSGNVYKGYKPGRSVMYHLNRLKRGGSRGNFWAYAPKAYLKGATLKNGYTPSKPYKVVTSRNKYSGKESSGRVKVFVDVAGFRPRPVTMKRNDKGIWKAHEFSSFFLDVPKATKKKDDL, encoded by the coding sequence ATGAAAATACAAACTACCCGACACGTCGTTTTATGGCTTGTAGTTCTAATGCTGGGCAGCCAAACCAGTTTTGCCCAAAAAATTGTGACCTTGAATAAACTACCCGCATCACCCGAAGAGTTTATCAAGATGCGTAACAAAATGTCGAGGAGCCCTGAGGGAGGAGCTGCTATGTTTCTTGCGGCATTGCTCAATATGGGTAAAAACGAAAAATTAGGTATGCAATGCCTCACTATTGCTATAGATCAGTCTCAGGTAGTAAGTGGCAACGTGTATAAAGGCTACAAACCTGGGCGTAGTGTAATGTATCACTTAAATCGTTTGAAAAGAGGAGGTAGCAGAGGTAATTTTTGGGCGTATGCTCCCAAGGCTTACCTTAAGGGGGCTACTCTAAAAAATGGATATACCCCCAGCAAACCCTATAAAGTAGTAACCTCTCGAAACAAATACAGTGGTAAAGAGTCTAGCGGAAGGGTCAAAGTATTTGTCGATGTAGCAGGTTTTCGACCTCGCCCGGTTACAATGAAACGCAATGATAAAGGTATTTGGAAAGCCCATGAGTTCTCGTCTTTTTTCTTAGATGTGCCCAAGGCTACCAAGAAAAAAGATGATCTTTAG
- a CDS encoding DUF7019 family protein, producing MNFYWYISSQEVDMLHQNLAKNWWDSFPLKLNLKTPWFDLEGNNTDASAQTLKNLPKVIRKIEKKGDLKAFEEIGQEAPLFFGFQGAGVKLIEDDTVLVAVARQHQVLLLTGATAHLVGGKVESLKLQSSSNTLVKSLKIAWNEPGGIANGTVNQIVVELLRQASDHVFPVVKGIATFTSKLKTDESAFKKLKRPEIESIIVGSPLYIEQVAI from the coding sequence ATGAATTTTTATTGGTATATCTCTAGTCAGGAGGTGGATATGTTGCACCAAAACCTGGCAAAAAACTGGTGGGATAGTTTTCCGCTTAAGCTGAATTTGAAGACACCCTGGTTTGACCTTGAGGGGAACAACACCGATGCCAGTGCCCAAACGCTCAAAAACTTGCCAAAAGTGATCAGGAAAATAGAAAAAAAAGGGGACTTAAAAGCTTTTGAAGAAATTGGACAAGAGGCTCCCTTATTTTTTGGCTTTCAAGGAGCAGGCGTCAAGTTGATAGAAGATGACACTGTATTGGTGGCAGTTGCGAGGCAACATCAGGTGTTGTTATTGACAGGAGCCACCGCTCACTTGGTAGGAGGGAAGGTAGAATCCCTTAAACTGCAAAGTTCCAGTAATACTTTGGTAAAATCATTGAAGATTGCTTGGAACGAACCTGGAGGCATAGCCAATGGTACAGTAAACCAAATAGTAGTAGAATTGCTCAGGCAAGCCAGTGACCATGTGTTTCCGGTAGTAAAAGGCATTGCTACTTTTACTTCTAAGCTAAAAACGGATGAATCGGCGTTTAAAAAATTAAAAAGACCTGAAATAGAGTCAATTATAGTAGGAAGCCCCCTTTATATAGAACAAGTGGCCATTTAA
- a CDS encoding FtsB family cell division protein, whose amino-acid sequence MHEDEEEELINAPKTNAGKRLGNMLKNRGEVQKKKFKIPKFFRSFYFITGSIFLIWMLFFDINDLYTQYQRREKLKQLQKDKVFYANGIKKIKDERARLSTDPKKLEKFAREKYYMKKKGEDVYVVVEEKDKEETVEAKVLNPKTNATPPPAPIKQDTTQKK is encoded by the coding sequence ATGCACGAAGACGAAGAAGAAGAATTGATCAATGCCCCCAAAACCAACGCAGGCAAACGGTTGGGTAATATGTTGAAAAATCGGGGAGAGGTGCAAAAAAAGAAATTCAAAATCCCTAAATTCTTTCGCAGCTTTTACTTTATCACAGGAAGCATTTTTTTGATATGGATGTTGTTTTTCGATATCAACGATTTGTATACCCAGTACCAACGTCGTGAAAAACTAAAGCAATTACAGAAAGACAAGGTTTTTTATGCCAATGGCATCAAGAAGATAAAAGACGAACGTGCCAGGCTCTCTACCGACCCCAAAAAACTAGAGAAGTTTGCCCGTGAAAAATATTATATGAAAAAGAAGGGCGAGGATGTATATGTGGTGGTAGAAGAAAAGGACAAAGAAGAAACAGTAGAAGCTAAAGTGCTCAATCCCAAAACCAATGCAACACCTCCACCCGCACCAATCAAACAAGATACTACCCAAAAAAAATAA